From the genome of Papaver somniferum cultivar HN1 chromosome 2, ASM357369v1, whole genome shotgun sequence, one region includes:
- the LOC113348919 gene encoding influenza virus NS1A-binding protein-like, with protein MDVKEFLDNNKRVVLFGGYDSTDWLSTVDCYSPLSDTKERLRPMNFARSYAATAAVRDDIYIFGGGDGTSFFKTVEPYNLERNEWTPCPSLSHIKGCLSGVTLRDKIYAIGGGDGIECLSDVETFDPAAWKWIPAQSMQEKRSSGAVAELKGTIYAAGGYDGKKYLRSVERFDPREGSWSRISSMHFQRGGHSLVAMNEKLYALGGYDGQNMVLTVEEYDCRRNSWIKSKEMMMEPRIYATAGVIGESIFVISGLKTIETLTETVECYKEGGGWSFVNPKGAGKRCFSTSIFM; from the exons ATGGACGTGAAGGAGTTTCTTGACAATAATAAGCGGGTAGTCTTATTTGGTGGATACGACAGCACTGATTGGTTGTCAACCGTGGACTGTTATTCACCTCTTAGTGACACCAAGGAGCGTTTAAGGCCTATGAACTTCGCCCGTTCATATGCCGCGACTGCTGCCGTCAGAGATGACATTTACATatttggtggtggagatggtacTTCATTTTTCAAAACAG TTGAACCGTATAATTTAGAAAGAAACGAGTGGACCCCCTGTCCTTCATTAAGCCACATCAAGGGATGCTTGTCAGGGGTTACTTTGCGTGATAAAATTTATGCTATTGGTGGTGGAGACGGAATTGAATGTCTTTCAGATGTTGAAACTTTTGACCCGGCAGCTTGGAAGTGGATCCCTGCTCAGTCCATGCAAGAAAAG AGATCTTCTGGTGCTGTAGCAGAGCTCAAAGGTACAATTTATGCTGCTGGGGGATATGATGGAAAGAAGTACTTGAG ATCAGTTGAACGATTTGACCCGAGAGAAGGTTCTTGGTCCAGAATTTCAAGTATGCATTTTCAAAGAGGAGGTCACTCCTTGGTCGCTATGAATGAGAAACT ATACGCATTAGGAGGCTATGATGGACAGAACATGGTTCTTACCGTTGAGGAATATGATTGTCGTCGGAACTCTTGGATAAAAAGCAAGGAAATGATGATGGAACCCAGAATATATGCAACTGCAGGAGTCATCGGAGAATCAATCTTTGTTATTTCAGGATTGAAAACCATCGAAACATTGACAGAAACA GTGGAGTGTTACAAAGAAGGTGGTGGTTGGTCCTTCGTTAACCCGAAGGGTGCAGGGAAGAGATGCTTCTCCACCTCAATTTTCATGTGA
- the LOC113348920 gene encoding NEDD8-specific protease 1-like isoform X2 has protein sequence MGNDTILSYNNVVLRRSDLEISGEVFLNDAIIQFYFSYLQSGSSSQDVLLLPPSISFLIMNYPHSENLKDIVEPLKLREKKVVIFAINNNTNVEAEGGSHWSLLAYEKNSEVFVHHDSMGTSNKMYAEKLYRAVVGFMGECKSDSSKIRLLECPCTPQQKNGFDCGLYVTAITKVICNWYKKGDSSGLWYSEVMKLTPEMVSHMRSDIPMLIQELVAKKEGATPVEMKTTRIWNRI, from the exons ATGGGGAATGATACAATCCTCAGCTACAACAATGTTGTATTGAGAAGATCAGATTTGGAGATTAGTGGTGAAGTCTTCCTTAATGACGCTATCATTCAGTTCTATTTTAGTTATCTTCAATCCGGTTCTTCCTCTCAAGATGTATTACTACTCCCACCTTCTATCTCATTTTTGATCATGAACTATCCACATTCAGAAAACCTCAAAGATATCGTTGAGCCACTTAAACTGCGAGAAAAGAAAGTGGTAATCTTTGCTATCAACAATAATACAAATGTGGAAGCTGAGGGTGGTAGTCACTGGAGCTTACTTGCGTATGAGAAGAATTCTGAGGTATTTGTACACCACGATAGCATGGGAACATCTAATAAGATGTATGCTGAAAAACTGTACAGAGCTGTTGTGGGATTTATGGGTGAATGTAAATCTGACTCCTCAAAAATTAGACTTTTGGAGTGTCCATGTACGCCGCAACAGAAAAATGGTTTCGATTGTGGTTTATATGTTACCGCAATTACGAAAGTTATATGCAACTGGTATAAAAAAGGTGATTCCAGTGGGTTGTGGTATTCTGAAGTCATGAAATTGACACCAGAGATGGTATCTCATATGAGAagtgacataccaatgcttataCAGGAGTTGGTGGCCAAGAAAGAAG GTGCTACTCCAGTGGAGATGAAAACAACCAGAATTTGGAACCGAATTTAG
- the LOC113348920 gene encoding NEDD8-specific protease 1-like isoform X1, whose amino-acid sequence MGNDTILSYNNVVLRRSDLEISGEVFLNDAIIQFYFSYLQSGSSSQDVLLLPPSISFLIMNYPHSENLKDIVEPLKLREKKVVIFAINNNTNVEAEGGSHWSLLAYEKNSEVFVHHDSMGTSNKMYAEKLYRAVVGFMGECKSDSSKIRLLECPCTPQQKNGFDCGLYVTAITKVICNWYKKGDSSGLWYSEVMKLTPEMVSHMRSDIPMLIQELVAKKEGSSGATPVEMKTTRIWNRI is encoded by the exons ATGGGGAATGATACAATCCTCAGCTACAACAATGTTGTATTGAGAAGATCAGATTTGGAGATTAGTGGTGAAGTCTTCCTTAATGACGCTATCATTCAGTTCTATTTTAGTTATCTTCAATCCGGTTCTTCCTCTCAAGATGTATTACTACTCCCACCTTCTATCTCATTTTTGATCATGAACTATCCACATTCAGAAAACCTCAAAGATATCGTTGAGCCACTTAAACTGCGAGAAAAGAAAGTGGTAATCTTTGCTATCAACAATAATACAAATGTGGAAGCTGAGGGTGGTAGTCACTGGAGCTTACTTGCGTATGAGAAGAATTCTGAGGTATTTGTACACCACGATAGCATGGGAACATCTAATAAGATGTATGCTGAAAAACTGTACAGAGCTGTTGTGGGATTTATGGGTGAATGTAAATCTGACTCCTCAAAAATTAGACTTTTGGAGTGTCCATGTACGCCGCAACAGAAAAATGGTTTCGATTGTGGTTTATATGTTACCGCAATTACGAAAGTTATATGCAACTGGTATAAAAAAGGTGATTCCAGTGGGTTGTGGTATTCTGAAGTCATGAAATTGACACCAGAGATGGTATCTCATATGAGAagtgacataccaatgcttataCAGGAGTTGGTGGCCAAGAAAGAAG GTTCATCAGGTGCTACTCCAGTGGAGATGAAAACAACCAGAATTTGGAACCGAATTTAG
- the LOC113351823 gene encoding uncharacterized protein LOC113351823, protein MDFISGLPKSEGREVILVVVDRYTKYSHFLALNHPYTSATVAKCLLTRLGTSLHLSTAYHPQTNGQTERVNACLESYLRFMINDNLQQRQVVGHMLKGVLEEAQHRIKQQADKKRIEREFKEGEWVYLRLQSYMHTSVQLRKNLKLAAKFFGPYKILERIGKVAYKLQLPPESKIHLHFMSLS, encoded by the exons ATGGATTTTATCTCTGGTCTACCAAAATCTGAAGGGAGGGAGGTCATCCTAGTGGTAGTGGACAGATATACCAAATACAGTCACTTCTTGGCACTCAACCATCCTTACACATCAGCAACAGTGGCCAAG TGTTTGCTGACAAGACTGGGCACCTCTTTACATTTGAGCACTGCTTATCACCCTCAAACAAATGGACAGACTGAGAGGGTGAATGCATGCCTTGAATCTTACTTAAGGTTTATGATAA ATGATAATTTACAACAGAGACAAGTAGTGGGACACATGTTAAAAGGAGTGCTTGAGGAAGCTCAGCACAGAATCAAACAACAGGCAGACAAAAAAAGGATTGAAAGGGAATTCAAGGAAGGAGAGTGGGTGTATTTAAGGCTACAATCTTATATGCATACATCAGTGCAGCTAAGGAAGAATTTAAAACTTGCTGCTAAGTTCTTTGGCCCTTACAAGATACTGGAAAGGATTGGGAAGGTGGCCTACAAACTGCAACTTCCACCTGAGTCCAAAATTCACCTACATTTCATGTCTCTCAGTTGA